A DNA window from Hordeum vulgare subsp. vulgare chromosome 1H, MorexV3_pseudomolecules_assembly, whole genome shotgun sequence contains the following coding sequences:
- the LOC123442799 gene encoding protein root UVB sensitive 6-like, giving the protein MAPAMGLKRPAAAAAAAAATATQTITLPPQGVAVRDAVRGAVRDAEAPPRAPATPAPAAAVDGVLCFEEVEGRRWSYVVEGAASSAGKTGRVSARARGGSAAPVGATFRAVPLQSPLPPAEEIMSFIRSYVVPEGFPDSVTPSYVPYMTWRALKHFFGGAMSVFTTRALLNSVGVSQSRATSGAVAINWILKDGAGRVGKMLFARQGKKFDYDLKQLRFSGDLMMELGAGIELATAAFPQLFLPLACMANVVKNVAAVTSTSTRTPIYKAYAKGENIGDVTAKGESVGNIADLLGTGMSILMSKRNPSLVASFAVLSCGYLLSSYQEVRSVVLNTLNTARFTVAVDSFIKTGHVPSLKEGNLEETIFNPPWRHQPVAIGSRFGEAFQEPASFVATRPLFEDERYIVTYNPAKDKVYALLKDQAKQDDILKAAFHAHVLLHFINASHANLKARKRMNSDQGSYQYVNPNPLNMDFLAHIEESCKIVTSSYGVFKRKAREQGWIMSDSLLNPGRARLCGVAPQ; this is encoded by the exons atGGCTCCGGCGATGGGGCTCaagcggccggcggcggcggcggcggcggcggcggcgacggccacGCAGACCATCACGCTGCCCCCGCAGGGGGTCGCCGTGAGGGACGCGGTGCGCGGCGCCGTGCGGGACGCCGAGGCGCCCCCGAGGGCGCCGGCGACGCCGGCCCCCGCGGCCGCCGTCGACGGGGTCCTGTGCTTCGAGGAGGTGGAAGgcaggcggtggagctacgtcgtcgagggcgccgcctcctccgccgGGAAGACGGGGAGGGTCAGCGCCAGGGCCAGGGGCGGCTCCGCCGCGCCGGTGGGGGCCACCTTCAGGGCCGTGCCGCTCCAGTCTCCGCTGCCGCCCGCCGAG GAAATTATGTCCTTCATAAGGTCATATGTTGTGCCTGAAGGTTTTCCAGACAGCGTGACTCCTTCATATGTTCCATACATGACATGGAGGGCATTGAAG CATTTCTTTGGCGGAGCAATGAGTGTATTTACAACAAGAGCCTTGTTAAACTccgtaggagtctcacaaagcagGGCTACGTCTGGTGCTGTGGCTATTAACTGGATACTCAAG GATGGTGCTGGGCGTGTCGGAAAAATGCTTTTTGCGCGTCAAGGGAAGAAATTTGACTATGACCTCAAGCAG CTCCGCTTTTCTGGGGATCTCATGATGGAACTAGGAGCTGGGATAGAGTTAGCTACTGCAGCGTTCCCTCAACTTTTCCTACCGTTGGCTTGCATGGCTAATGTTGTCAAG AATGTTGCTGCTGTTACATCGACCTCAACCCGCACACCGATTTACAAGGCATATGCAAAAGGAGAAAATATTGGAGATGTTACTGCTAAAGGAGAAAGTGTTGGGAACATCGCTGATCTG TTGGGTACTGGTATGAGCATTCTAATGTCCAAGAGGAATCCATCATTGGTGGCTTCATTTGCAGTCTTGTCTTGTGGATATCTGCTTAGTTCATATCAGGAG GTGAGATCTGTTGTGTTGAACACGCTAAATACGGCAAGATTCACCGTGGCAGTGGATTCCTTCATAAAGACCG GGCATGTTCCTTCATTGAAGGAAGGGAACTTAGAGGAGACAATATTTAATCCACCTTGGAGGCATCAACCTGTGGCGATAG GATCAAGATTTGGAGAGGCATTTCAGgaacctgcttcatttgttgctacAAGGCCTTTGTTCGAG GATGAGAGGTACATTGTTACGTACAACCCTGCAAAGGACAAGGTTTATGCTTTGCTCAAGGACCAAGCGAAGCAAGATGACATTCTCAAAGCTGCATTCCAC GCACATGTGTTGCTGCATTTTATTAATGCATCACATGCTAATCTGAAAGCACGGAAGCGCATGAACTCTGATCAGGGGTCATACCAGTATGTGAACCCAAACCCATTGAACATGGACTTTCTAGCACACATTGAAGAATCTTGCAAGATTGTTACATCGTCGTATGGAGTATTCAAGAGGAAAGCAAGAGAACAG GGATGGATAATGTCTGACTCGCTACTGAACCCGGGCCGTGCTCGGCTCTGCGGAGTAGCACCACAGTGA